Below is a genomic region from Geitlerinema sp. PCC 9228.
TGGCAAATTTTAATTTTGGGAGATGGTTCGCCCACCCGCCATTTGCGCTTGCTAACGGGGGAACCCACAGAAGTGGATGTGATTGACATGTCTCCCATTGGCATGAATCTCGATGGGGCACCTACTTCCATTGAAAAAATTGACCCGCCGCGTTTGCGCCGTCAGGTTTGGTTGCGTACTGCCTCCGGGCAACGATTGGCATATGCCACCTCTTGGTGGGAAGTACGCCATGTAGACGAATATTTACAAAATCGCTCGATTCCAATTTGGGACAATCTTTCCCGCTTGCATGCGGAATTATACCGCGATATCCAAGGACTTCACTACGGTCGTTCGGAGGCTTTGGAGAAAGCTTTTGGCGAACAGGGACCGTTTTGGGGACGTCACTATTTATTTTGGCACCACGGCAAGCCCCTTACCTTGATTTACGAAGTGTTTTCGCCGTATTTGCAAAAATATTTAGGTCCGGTACAAAAGCCACCAGAAGCAACAGAGTGACTTGCCCAATATTTTGCTCTGC
It encodes:
- a CDS encoding chorismate lyase; the encoded protein is MRPTNQATFETTWHALDPIWEGGEDIVKTGLPHSTLAPAWQILILGDGSPTRHLRLLTGEPTEVDVIDMSPIGMNLDGAPTSIEKIDPPRLRRQVWLRTASGQRLAYATSWWEVRHVDEYLQNRSIPIWDNLSRLHAELYRDIQGLHYGRSEALEKAFGEQGPFWGRHYLFWHHGKPLTLIYEVFSPYLQKYLGPVQKPPEATE